From Candidatus Eisenbacteria bacterium, the proteins below share one genomic window:
- the rplI gene encoding 50S ribosomal protein L9, with amino-acid sequence MEVVLLEKVQGLGERGDVVKVAEGYARNYLIPLKKAIVAGEKSRGVLDEQERMFKKRREKELREAGVLAAELESVSCTIPMQSGEDDRLFGSVTAQDISESLEKQGYKVDKRKIVLDEPLKALGVYSVPIKVCPEVEAVVKVWVVKE; translated from the coding sequence ATGGAAGTTGTTCTTCTTGAAAAGGTGCAGGGCCTCGGAGAAAGAGGCGATGTCGTCAAGGTTGCTGAAGGATACGCAAGGAACTATCTGATTCCCCTAAAGAAGGCGATAGTTGCAGGCGAGAAGAGCCGTGGCGTTCTTGATGAGCAAGAGAGAATGTTCAAGAAGAGAAGAGAGAAAGAGCTTAGGGAGGCCGGCGTGCTTGCCGCCGAACTAGAGAGTGTTTCCTGCACGATTCCCATGCAGTCCGGCGAAGACGACCGGCTGTTCGGGTCTGTTACCGCCCAGGATATCAGCGAATCTCTCGAGAAACAGGGATACAAAGTCGACAAAAGGAAGATTGTTCTTGACGAACCGCTCAAGGCACTTGGAGTGTATTCAGTCCCTATAAAGGTCTGTCCGGAAGTCGAGGCAGTAGTGAAAGTCTGGGTTGTCAAAGAATAG
- the rpsR gene encoding 30S ribosomal protein S18: protein MRVREKTEKTEKVVRKKACKLCIEKIDRIYYTDEDRLSRFISDRGKIVPRRITGTCARHQNQIRAAVKRARMLALLPFTGDHHR from the coding sequence TTGAGAGTCAGGGAGAAAACCGAGAAGACCGAGAAGGTAGTAAGAAAGAAGGCATGCAAGCTCTGTATCGAGAAAATTGATCGAATCTACTACACTGATGAAGATCGACTTTCCAGATTCATATCTGACAGAGGAAAAATAGTCCCGAGAAGGATCACGGGCACCTGTGCCAGGCATCAGAATCAGATAAGGGCTGCTGTCAAAAGGGCGCGGATGCTTGCCCTGCTGCCTTTCACGGGCGACCACCACAGGTGA
- a CDS encoding single-stranded DNA-binding protein yields MMTDVKLASINRVFICGRLTRDPELRFTPSGAPVGTFAIASNRRFKNQSGEWKEEVCYVNVVTWGKLAERAGEALKKGSAVYVEGRLRSRSWNQPDGLKKSVIEVVADRVQFLDRDKRKEDETAPAPDLEAGKEEPEESDEELPF; encoded by the coding sequence ATGATGACCGATGTGAAATTAGCTTCAATAAACAGAGTCTTTATTTGTGGAAGACTTACAAGAGATCCCGAGCTGAGATTCACGCCTTCTGGAGCACCGGTTGGAACATTTGCCATTGCCTCCAACAGACGGTTCAAGAATCAGAGCGGAGAATGGAAGGAAGAAGTCTGCTACGTGAACGTTGTCACCTGGGGAAAGCTCGCAGAGAGAGCCGGCGAGGCCCTGAAAAAAGGAAGTGCAGTGTATGTTGAAGGACGGCTGAGAAGCCGGTCGTGGAACCAGCCCGATGGGTTGAAGAAAAGTGTCATAGAGGTGGTGGCAGATAGAGTACAATTTCTTGACAGGGACAAAAGAAAGGAAGATGAGACGGCTCCCGCTCCCGATCTCGAAGCCGGAAAAGAAGAGCCTGAGGAATCGGATGAGGAGCTGCCATTCTAG